A window of Phycisphaerae bacterium genomic DNA:
ACGGGATGCCGGCGGCCGCCAATGCCGCGGCAAAGCCCGCATCGGCCGAAATATCCGGGTTCGGGTTCACTTCGAGAATATAAGGTTCGTCATCTTCATCGAGACGAAATTCCACGCGGGCGTAATCACGGCAGCCTATTGCGTCCCATGCGGCGATAGACAGCTTTTCAATCCGGACGTACAAGTCATCGCTTAAATCCGCGGGAATTTTTCGGGGTGTATTATTATAAACGAATGAATCCTTTTTCCATTTTGCGCTGTAATCGACAACTCGCGGCTGTCCGTCTGCAAACGCCGCGAAGTCAATCTCCGCTATCGGCAGGACATCGGCCTTGCCGTTTCTCTCAAGCATAGAAATATTCAGTTCCCTTGCCGCGATAAATTGTTCCACGATAACGGGATGGCCGAACTGGCCGTGCAATTGTTCGACAAGAGTTTGGGTTTTTTCCGTTTCAGCGGGCAATTGGACGACGGAATCGGCGGTAATGCCTTCGCTGCCGTCGCAAAACGCCGGCTTGATAATATATGCTCCCTGTTTCAGTGAATCCGCTTCGAATTTCATTCCCGGCAAAACAACAGTTCCCTGCGGGCAGGCGATTCCGCATCCGGCAAGCACGGATTTCGTCTGGCATTTATTCTGTGCCAATATGTTTGCGGGTGTGCTGTTGCCCGTACAGCTTTTGCCGAAGGCCTGACAAATTACCGGCACAAAACTGGCCTGCTCAAGGGATTCGAGAAATTCCTCAACGAGATTGAATATGATTTTTTCTTTTCGGTCTTTAAGAATGCTTATCAGGTGCATTAAATTTTCAACGCCGAGTACGGTATATTTTATTCCAAGTTTCCGGCAGGACTGTTCGACCATAACGACCTGGTCCATCACTGACGCTCTGCTTTCGTACAGCGGGTCGTCCGGTGGGCCGAAAGTATTGTGCAGAATCAGTATGTCATCCATTCTTTGCTCTTTTAAAGGCGTTATCAAGGATTGTGCCGATTAGCTTTTCGTAACTCATTCCTTCCTGCGTCGCAATCATCGGCAGGTCGGAATGCTTCGGATGCAGACCCGGCAGGGGATTGACCTCCAGAAAACAGGCTTTGCCCGTCTTATCGAGGCGAACATCAACCCGGCCGGCGTCGCGGCACTGTAAAACCTTATAACAGTCAAGAGCTAAACTTTCAACTCTCCTTTTTATCACGGGGTCGTCTAAAATTGGATGATAGAAAATACGGGACTCGCATTCTTCCTTGTTTACATAAGAATATATCGCCGGGGCATCTTTGCTTCGCATCTCAATTTCCATTGTTCCCAGAACGGCCGAGTCAGTGCCTGTGCCGAGAATGGCGGTAGTAAACTCTCTGCCCGGCAGATATTCTTCCACAAGCACCGGCTGGCGATACTCGGAAAGTAACTGCAGGCATATCTTTTTTAGTTGTTTTGGATTTTCGATATGCGAATTACCATCGATTCCCTTGCCTGTTCCTTCTGCCAGCGGTTTTGCGAAGAGGGGATAATTGAGTTTTATGTCGTTCAAATCTTCCGCTTTTTCAACGACTGCAAAGGCCGCTGTCGCAAATCCGCCTTGAGCGACGAGTTGTTTGGCTATAGCCTTGTCGAGTGTCGTCGCGCAGACCAGCGGGTCGGAAAAAGTATATGGTATTTTATGCATTTCGAG
This region includes:
- a CDS encoding ATP-grasp domain-containing protein produces the protein MDDILILHNTFGPPDDPLYESRASVMDQVVMVEQSCRKLGIKYTVLGVENLMHLISILKDRKEKIIFNLVEEFLESLEQASFVPVICQAFGKSCTGNSTPANILAQNKCQTKSVLAGCGIACPQGTVVLPGMKFEADSLKQGAYIIKPAFCDGSEGITADSVVQLPAETEKTQTLVEQLHGQFGHPVIVEQFIAARELNISMLERNGKADVLPIAEIDFAAFADGQPRVVDYSAKWKKDSFVYNNTPRKIPADLSDDLYVRIEKLSIAAWDAIGCRDYARVEFRLDEDDEPYILEVNPNPDISADAGFAAALAAAGIPYEQFILTLLDNANHRLKGFSYENKYSKSLPC
- a CDS encoding D-alanine--D-alanine ligase gives rise to the protein MAKPLVGFVYDLRKDYLAEGYSEQDVAEFDSEETINAIQKTIESLGYRVERIGSGKSLCKMLAAGKRWDMVFNIAEGIGGRCRESYVPAILEMHKIPYTFSDPLVCATTLDKAIAKQLVAQGGFATAAFAVVEKAEDLNDIKLNYPLFAKPLAEGTGKGIDGNSHIENPKQLKKICLQLLSEYRQPVLVEEYLPGREFTTAILGTGTDSAVLGTMEIEMRSKDAPAIYSYVNKEECESRIFYHPILDDPVIKRRVESLALDCYKVLQCRDAGRVDVRLDKTGKACFLEVNPLPGLHPKHSDLPMIATQEGMSYEKLIGTILDNAFKRAKNG